The region CTCCCTAGAGGTGATCCCAGTGCCCTCACCGGGGCGGGTAACCAGTCAAAAGGGAGAGATTTTGCCTGCCAGTTATGTGAATTTTTATATTGCCAATACTACTGTTGTTGTTCCCACCTACGGTGTGGAGGCGGATGCCAAAGCAGTTGAGGCGATCGCCAAGCTCTTTCCCAGTCGCAGAACCATTGGCCTGCCCGCACGGACCATTTTAGAAGGGGGAGGCGCTTTCCATTGCATTACTCAGCAGGAATTATGAGAACACTGACCGTTGCTGCCATTCAAGCTCAACTGACCGATGACGTTGAAACCAATATCCTGCATCTCAGTGACTTGGTGCGGCAGGCGCATCAACGGGGAGCCCAGCTCATTGTCCTGCCAGAGCTATTTGAGGGGCACTATTTTTGTAAGGAAGAGCGGGAGATTCACTTTCAGCGGGCACACCCTGTAAAAAAACACCCAACGATCGCCCACTTTGAGGCCTTGGCGCGGGAACTGGAGGTGGTGATTCCAGTCTCGTTTTTTGAAAAGGCGGGTACCGTCTATTACAACAGTGTGGCCATGATTGATGCGGGGGGCGTTAATCTCGGTGTCTATCGCAAAAGTCATATTCCCGATGGCCCCGGCTATGAGGAAAAGTTTTACTTTCGACCGGGAAATACAGGCTTTCGGGTCTGGCGCACCCGCTACGGCAGAATCGGTGTCGGTATCTGCTGGGATCAGTGGTTTCCTGAGGCAGCACGGGTAATGACCCTCATGGGGGCAGAGGTGCTAGTGTATCCCACCGCCATTGGCAGTGAACCCCATGATCCCACCCTGGACACTAAAGACCCTTGGCAACGGGTGATGGTTGGCCATGCAGTGGCCAACGTGATTCCAGTGGTGGCAGCGAACCGTGTTGGTAACGAGGGGGGCCAAGTATTTTATGGCAGTTCCTTTATTGCCAATCCAAGGGGAGATCTGGTGGCCGAAGCCGATCGCTCCCAGGAAGCTGTGCTTGTTCATAAATTTGATTTAGGTGAAATTGAGCGCCTACGGGCGGCCTATGGCTTCTTTCGCGATCGCCGACCCGGACTCTACAAAGCCTTGTTGACTGCCGATGGCGTTATTTAACCTATGGTGCGATGATCATCGGCCTGGGTTGTTCTTAAAGACTTGTGAAGGGTGCAGCGACATGTTAGGGCCCTGGTCGGGATCGCCAGCGGCCTAGCTCCACCGACCGTTGCTTTTGCAACCTGCACAATTATCAGCGTGACAGGTCTAAACGTTGCTGACTACAGGACTTCGAGTTCCTCTGCTCGCGATGCCACAGATCAGATTATCTTCCTCTGTAGGCATGTCCGAGATGCCATTACGGTTTGCCTCCGCACTGGCAATGCCGGTGTTTTATCCCTCGATTGATCAATCACCTTCGGCAAGGGGCCCCTTGACTACAATCTTTACAATCTCTACATTGATACCGCTTACAGCCACATCTGGGGAGAGGAAATCAGCAGAGCAGTTGGCCTACCCTCGTGCCTGTGGATAATACCCCTAGAACCCTTGAAATTTTTGGCCACATTCCCACCCGTCAGTTCGTGCCTGCAGGCATCTACAGCGATAGGATGCACGCTAAGAAGCCGCAAAGCGATTGGTTTCCTCGCGAATTTGCTCGAAGGTAATCTCTTGAGCCGTACCCGCAAAGGGATGATCCGGGGTTAGAAACAGAAGACAGTGACACTCCCGCCGTTCGCGCATGGGTACACAGGGGCAGTTCCAGTAGGCGGCTGCCACCTCTGCTTCTTTGTCCTCATAATGGCGGCAGGGACACAATGGGGAGCCGTAGTCGTCCTTATGTTTGGCTAATCCTTCAAGAACAACTGCCGTTGTCCCTAAATCTGAGCAAAAGTAGGTTCCTGTGCGCTTGGCATAGGTTTCCGCAAACTTGCGCATGGCTTCAAGGTTTTTGTCGGAGGCCTGTTGGGGTTTGTAGCTGCTACTCATGGCAAAATTTGCGACACGAAACTTCTTTCAGTGTAGCGGAAGGCGATCGCTCAATTGGCCTCCCGTGGCTTAAAAGATCCAGGGTGCTGGAGTCGAACCAGCCTATGGCGAATTATGAGTTCGCTGCCTCATCGCCGGGTAGCAGGGAGGCATTACTGCCATCCCCGCCCCCTAAGAACCGGACTTGTGAGTTTCCCCACATCCGGCTCAGGCCTCTCAAAGCCCCTCTTTCAAGAGGAACCGGCTGTGCTGACCGTCTCGGCTGTGCACCTGTTTGTGACAGTTGGCGTGGATTAAGACAAGATTATCCAGGTCGTCAGAACCACCCTTGTGTTTGGGCAATATGTGGTGGATTTCAGTGAGCATGTCTTGCTCAATTTCACCCCCGCATACTGGACAGATACCACCCTGTTTCTTCCATAGTTCTCGGCGGATGCGCCGATATTGAGCAGGGGCTTCTTTGAGTTTCTTGCGTTCCTCAAAGTATTCTGCCCACTCTGGGAGAAACGGATTGGCGTCTGCCTTGATTTTGACATGACGTTGGATTCGAGTATCTCCGGCTTTAATTAGGTATCTGGACCGTAACCTTCCCTCTTTGTCCTTTTTCCATGTGCCAAACACCCAGTGCCTATTCCCGATTTTGATGAAGTATTTGTTCTTTGTCCATCGGGCTGGTTTGTTTGGGTGCCGACGTTTTGCCCATCGCCATAATTTATGCCAGATATTGTCATCCGCTCTGTTGAAGATTCTTTTGGAAACCTGGTTTCTGTGATAGTTAGCCCAGCCTTTGATAATTGGGTTGAGTGTGTCTATCACAGCTTCCTGGGTGGCTGTTCTGAGTTCCTTCAGTGCGTCTCGGATTTTCTTGTGGAACGCCTTGATGTTCTTCTTCGCAGGTTTGATGAGAAGCTTCTCACCATATTTGCGAATGTTCCATCCAAGAAAGTCAAATCCTTCTTCGATATGAACGACCTTTGTCTTTTCTTCTGATAGGGTAAGGCCCCTTTCCTTGAGGAATTCTTGGATTACAGTTGTAACCTTTTCCAAGGTTTCCTTTGATTCACCAGTTACGACAAAGTCGCCTGCATATCGTATGAGGTTGACTTTTTGTTTTCTGAGGTGTTTCTTCAGCAATTCTTCCATCCCATCTAGGGTCATATTGGCCAGCATTGGGGAGATTACCCCTCCCTGAGGTGTCCCAGCATGGGTTGGGAAGAGTTGCTGTTTCCAGACGAACCCAGATTTAAGCCACTTCCGCAGAACCTCTTTGTCCAGCGGGATGTTGTCTAGTAGCCATTCGTGGCTAATGTTGTCAAAGCATCCGGTGATGTCAGCATCAAGGATATATTTTGCACAGTCAGATCGGCCTAGCACAGTGAAGCACTGCCCGGCAGCATCTGCCGTGCACCGTCCTTGACGGAACCCGTATGAGTTCCGATCCGCTGTGGTTTCCGCGACAGGTTCTAGAGCTAGGGCATATAATGCCTGCATTGCCCTGTCCTTCGTTGTCGGGATTCCTAGCGGGCGCTGCTTGCCGCTTGCTTTCGGGATGTATACCCGCCTCAGGGGTTGGGGTTTGTAGCCTCTTCTCCTGAGGGACTTTATGGCTTGGGCTTTCTGCTCTTGTGTGGACCAGGTTATCCCGTCCACACCAGGTGTTTTGCTGCCCGAGTTGTCAGTTACCCGTTTCACGGCGAGGGCTTTGCCGTAGAACGAGTGGGTCAGGAGCCATTGCAAAGCTTTCACTTTGCCCCAGCGTCCTTCCTTCACAGCCTTTGCGATACGCACTTGCAGCCTCTTTACCTCACGGTTGGCTTTGGCCCAGTCTATGCTGTGCCAGCTTGTTTCCGTTTGGTTGGTGACCGCACCAGTGGTTTGTTCCACTGCCATTTGCCTTGTCTCCATTCAAGAGGTTCTACAGGCTATCTCGCAAAGAGAGACCAGCAGGAAGTCTGCTCCCTTTCGGGCGGGGTGATGTTGGATTGTCTCCTCAACCCCTATCCGGTCCATTACAGACCGGCATTCGCTTTCTCCTGCATCCCATACCCGCACCCCCATCAGCATTCCTTACGGTTTGCCTGCCTTGAGTGTTCAAGGCGAGGATACGGGCTTACCGCGTTCCAACCAGATGACACGAGGGGTTAGGTGGTGACTGTGCCCCGATGGATTGACGTCCCCGTACACCGACGAGCGGGCGATGTAGCCTATCCATTTGCCGTTTTGGCTCAGGCCTATCAGTGTCTTTGGCCTGTTGGTCTGTGACGAGGCTTCTGACATCACTTCGCATGTGCTCACCATACCCTCAAGCCTAGTTCCCTATCACCTGACACTGGTGAAGTTGCTTCCTCCTCACGGATTCAGCTTCAACCTTGCGGTTCGGGCTACATTGTCGGGAGGGCTTCACACCTGACCGTTACCAGTCACGCATGCCTCCCTAGGCTACGGTTGGGGGAACAACCGGTCCCGTTCTAGCTTGTTGGGCTAGTGGGACAATCATCTGGCTAGCTTTCGCGTCGCAACGCTCGGCCAACCCTGGGAAAATCTCTATCATTTCCAATATAGCCCCCCTTGGCGCCTTCTACCCCTAGGTTGCCTGACTGGCCAGTGAGGGGGGATTGCTTGCGAGGGTTTTTGGGAAGATTGGGAATGAGGCCAATTTACTTAGATGGACTAGCCACTACACCGGTGGACCCCCAAGTGTTAGCAGCAATGTTGCCCTATTTTAGCGATCGCCCTGGTAATCCCAGTAATCGTGGCCATGCCTACGGTTGGGAGGCCGCTGCCGCCATTGATGTTGCCCGCGAAACCATTGCCGCAGCCATCCATGCCCATCCAGAGGAGATAATTTTTACCAGTGGTGCGACCGAGGCCAACAATTTGGCCATCAAGGGGGTGGCGGAAGCCTACCATAGTCGCGGTCGCCATATCATTACCGTACAGACGGAACACAATGCGGTGCTTGCCCCCTGCCGCTATTTGGAGTCCCTGGGCTTTCGGGTGACCTATCTGGGGGTGAATGAGAAAGGGTTTATTGATCTCGCTGAGTTAGAGCAAGCCTTTACGCCCGAGACCCTCTTGGTGTCTGTGATGGCTGCCAACAATGAAATTGGCGTGCTGCAACCCTTAGCTGAGATTGGTCGCCGCTGTCGCGATCGCGGGGTACTCTTCCACACTGATGCCGCCCAGGCCCTGGGCAAAATTCCCTTGGATGTTCAGGCGCTTCAGGTGGATCTCATGTCCCTGACTGCCCACAAACTCTATGGACCCAAGGGTATTGGTGCCCTCTATGTGCGGCGCGATCGCCCCCGCGTGCAACTGGCGCCTCAACTCCACGGCGGTCCTCAAGAACAGGGCTGGCGATCGGGAACCTTAGCCACTCCCCTCATTGTCGGCTTTGGAGCAGCGGTGCAGCTGGCTCAGGAACGTCAAGCAACGGATATTCCCTACTTGTGGCATCTCAAGGAACGACTGTGGCAGGGGTTGGTTTCCCTGGGGGATATCTATCTCAATGGTGATTGGCAACAGAGTTTGCCCAACTGTCTCAATGTCAGTATTGCTGGGGTTGACGGCAATGTCCTTCTGCGCTCCATTTATCCCTATGTTGCCCTCTCAACGGGGGCAGCCTGTAGTAGTGAAAAACCTACCCCCTCCCATGTTCTCCTTGCCTTGGGGCGATCGCCTACCCTTGCCCGTGCCTCGCTGCGCTTTGGTCTGCTGCGCACCACCACAGAGGCAGACATTGATACTGCCCTTGAGCAGATTGGCCGTAGCATTTGGCAACTACGCCATTCGAAATAGAGATTCTTAGATTCTTGATATTTTTTAATACTTACAGTTTCTTCACATAAATTTACGATATTCTCAAATGCCGATAATATCACGCTTTGTGTGATCTAAATCACATCTAAAAGGGCTTTTACGTGGGATCACGGATGATCCCCGAGTTGCAGAGTTCATAGAATAATAACGTACGGTAAATCAATCCTTAAAGAAAGGAATAGTTATATCCCCTGTTGATCCCCCACAAGACTTGCCCAGGGGTGGAAATAGACAGTGGGAAATCACTTCTATCACTTCTTAAGATGCCGACATAAAAGTTGGGGGAAGGCAACATGGCAAAATTATTGCCCATTACTGCTTATACAATTCGCCGCCTGTTGCGGCAATACCAAGGACAACTCAAATCCGTAGTGGTGGAAGGGGCTTGCTTAGTGGCAGATCCCGAAGCCGACCTGAATGCAGTCCTCGAGAGTCTCTATTTGGAAGAGGAAGAAGTCCGCACCCAAGTGGCTGAAATTGAGAAGCTGATGATGACCCATCAACTGCTGTTAAAAGCAGGTGCAAAAGAGCAAGCAGCAGCCATTGAAGATCAAATCCTCTGGATTTTTGGCCTGAAGCGGATTAAGGATCAAGCCAGCCAAGAAGCAGCCCCTGCAATGCCACGATGATGTCTGTGGGCATTTAAGGACTAAGGACCCGCAAAAATGGCCTCCTCCACCTCAGCACGGGGGCAGGAGTACTTAAAAGAACGCTGAGTCACACTGCCCTCAAGGCGATCGTGGTAGACCACCTGTAGCTCCTCAATATCCAAGCAAATCCGAGCTGACCACTGGGGATACTCTAACTCCCAACAGTGAATATCTGTTTCGTCCCGCACACAGCCCTTTTGCTGTAGCCATGCTTCAATTTGGGGCAGGCCATGGTTGTAGA is a window of Thermosynechococcus vestitus BP-1 DNA encoding:
- the aguB gene encoding N-carbamoylputrescine amidase, coding for MRTLTVAAIQAQLTDDVETNILHLSDLVRQAHQRGAQLIVLPELFEGHYFCKEEREIHFQRAHPVKKHPTIAHFEALARELEVVIPVSFFEKAGTVYYNSVAMIDAGGVNLGVYRKSHIPDGPGYEEKFYFRPGNTGFRVWRTRYGRIGVGICWDQWFPEAARVMTLMGAEVLVYPTAIGSEPHDPTLDTKDPWQRVMVGHAVANVIPVVAANRVGNEGGQVFYGSSFIANPRGDLVAEADRSQEAVLVHKFDLGEIERLRAAYGFFRDRRPGLYKALLTADGVI
- a CDS encoding ferredoxin-thioredoxin reductase catalytic domain-containing protein; translation: MSSSYKPQQASDKNLEAMRKFAETYAKRTGTYFCSDLGTTAVVLEGLAKHKDDYGSPLCPCRHYEDKEAEVAAAYWNCPCVPMRERRECHCLLFLTPDHPFAGTAQEITFEQIREETNRFAAS
- the ltrA gene encoding group II intron reverse transcriptase/maturase yields the protein METRQMAVEQTTGAVTNQTETSWHSIDWAKANREVKRLQVRIAKAVKEGRWGKVKALQWLLTHSFYGKALAVKRVTDNSGSKTPGVDGITWSTQEQKAQAIKSLRRRGYKPQPLRRVYIPKASGKQRPLGIPTTKDRAMQALYALALEPVAETTADRNSYGFRQGRCTADAAGQCFTVLGRSDCAKYILDADITGCFDNISHEWLLDNIPLDKEVLRKWLKSGFVWKQQLFPTHAGTPQGGVISPMLANMTLDGMEELLKKHLRKQKVNLIRYAGDFVVTGESKETLEKVTTVIQEFLKERGLTLSEEKTKVVHIEEGFDFLGWNIRKYGEKLLIKPAKKNIKAFHKKIRDALKELRTATQEAVIDTLNPIIKGWANYHRNQVSKRIFNRADDNIWHKLWRWAKRRHPNKPARWTKNKYFIKIGNRHWVFGTWKKDKEGRLRSRYLIKAGDTRIQRHVKIKADANPFLPEWAEYFEERKKLKEAPAQYRRIRRELWKKQGGICPVCGGEIEQDMLTEIHHILPKHKGGSDDLDNLVLIHANCHKQVHSRDGQHSRFLLKEGL
- a CDS encoding cysteine desulfurase family protein, which codes for MRPIYLDGLATTPVDPQVLAAMLPYFSDRPGNPSNRGHAYGWEAAAAIDVARETIAAAIHAHPEEIIFTSGATEANNLAIKGVAEAYHSRGRHIITVQTEHNAVLAPCRYLESLGFRVTYLGVNEKGFIDLAELEQAFTPETLLVSVMAANNEIGVLQPLAEIGRRCRDRGVLFHTDAAQALGKIPLDVQALQVDLMSLTAHKLYGPKGIGALYVRRDRPRVQLAPQLHGGPQEQGWRSGTLATPLIVGFGAAVQLAQERQATDIPYLWHLKERLWQGLVSLGDIYLNGDWQQSLPNCLNVSIAGVDGNVLLRSIYPYVALSTGAACSSEKPTPSHVLLALGRSPTLARASLRFGLLRTTTEADIDTALEQIGRSIWQLRHSK
- a CDS encoding DUF3143 domain-containing protein → MNTLPNPQTPLYNHGLPQIEAWLQQKGCVRDETDIHCWELEYPQWSARICLDIEELQVVYHDRLEGSVTQRSFKYSCPRAEVEEAIFAGP